GCGAAGGAAAAACAGCATGGAGTAGAAGGGTTAAAGACAAATCCAAACGAACAAACGTAAGTTTAAGTGagttttctttaacttttaatGGGTTAAGTGGTCGCGCGGAAATCGTAATCAATACGTATGACTCAAACGGAGAAAAAAAGCAGGCTGGAGGAGATTCTTGGATGATTCGAGTAAATGGAGCTGCCTCGATGTATGTCCAAATGCGAGACAACAACGACGGATCGTATCACACCTATTTTGAACTACCAGAAGTGGGCACATATAAAGTCGTAGCAATATTAGAGTTCAGTTTGTGTGATGGTTTACGTGACCCTCCACCATGGTGGTTTACAAATGGAACTCAACACGGTAAATATCAAACCGCCTTACTTAACGATGACGATGCCTATACGCAGGAGACTAAAACGTTAACACTTGATCATAAACATCCTACAAAGCCTACAGGACTTAATACACAGAAGCATAACTGTGAAAATTTGAACAAACCCGGCTATTGGAAACTACAAAACAACCAATTCAAATACGTTCTTTATGAGCAGGAAAAGATTTCAAGTAAGCAGCCCAAAAAATACACAGCATTTTGGGTATATGGCGACTCAGTTAGTGCTGTGTTCTCAAAATATGTGAAATACACCGTCTGTTCTTACTTTGAATTTTGTCACGTGACTTACACGTGGTTGTACCCACTGGGAATTGGCATTCCATATAAAAGCTACAAACACAAAGAGTTTGAcagtaaattaattttaagtaAATTAAAAGATTTATTATCGAAGAAAATGATGGCAACCAAACGCAGCGTCTTCTTGATCAATATAGGACTTCACGCTATTTCATGTTTGACTTTTAAACAGCTAACATTATTGTTTACTGACATTGTAAAAATGATTAAGACATTGAAGAAAACACAAGAACTACCGCAAATTATTTGGAAAAACACCACACCATCTTTTCGAAACGTCAATAAAGAAACTTTGCGATTTTTAACGAAACATCGCATCATGTTATGGAATGCGTTCGTGAAAGAAGTAGCATGTAAAGAAGGAATACCTGTATTGAATGTTCATGACATCGGTGCAGCTTATCCAAATGGAACTCTTGATGGAatccattttaaaaatggtacGTTCGAAAGTGCTGCACAATCTCTTGTAAATCATCTTGTTAAAGGTTTTAACTAGCTAATAAATGACGTATTTATCCAGCCTAAGGTCTCTTGAAattcatatataaaaaataaaaacacaatttcttaaattttgcgTTAATTTTCTGGAGCGTTAATATCCTGGAATAAGGTATGATGAACAGattttaaaacatattcttcCAAGTTTATAAAGacttaaaatatataacaaCTGCATTTTCTgccaactaattttttttttctttttctggtgCGTTAGAGAaatgtaaaagtttttttagttaGAATGAGGgaaatttgtaataaatttcTTTGTAAATACTTCCCACTATGCAATCAAAAAATTGCACATGCAATTACAACCACGCGAAAAATCTAAACTTGTCGTTCGCAAAGTTAAATCTTCGCGAAAGTTCTCCTTCTCAACTATGCGTAAGCATACATTTTTTTCCACAGTATTTTGTATGACACAATTTCAATAATTGGAGGTTTACTCAAAAGAAGCGCTCATTTAATTTTGGGGTTGTAGGCATCTTTTTGTCCAAAATTTGTCACCTGATGTCCCGGCCACTAGCGCTTTCTTAATGGCTAACAAGTTTCTTTACCGGCGGCGCTCAATGTCAAAAGGTAACGAGAAAACCTGGCGGTTTGAACACACAATCCAGTATTTTCCCGGCTAGGAGAACCGCTTCGAAAAGGTCGAGCACCCCGCTGTAAATTGATAGCAGTCTGGATTTCTATGGCTAATAGACCAACCAAAATGTGgtcattacggagtttcataccgcgcaggtctgggcactagcgaagcgcttgtagggataaatttttatatccccGCAGAGCGTAAAgcatttgctaagaaaaacatgcagtacgcagagaattattcactttttccctttgtattttcacttttaaactggtgcgatatattgattttacaattatttaaaggaaAGATGCTCAGTATTGACATTAGATtgcatataataataataataataataataataataataataataataataataataataataataataatgtatatttataGTGGCAGTGCCCAAAATAATCTTTCAGCTTTTAGACAGCTTTCAGATTTTTTCCACTGGGCGCCACTTTTGAGAATTATTATACATCAGAATTATTTAATTgtgttaaaagaaaagaaaaaggttaaaatattttattgagaatgtaagaacttaaaattattatttaaagttATAATGTTTGC
This is a stretch of genomic DNA from Hydractinia symbiolongicarpus strain clone_291-10 chromosome 9, HSymV2.1, whole genome shotgun sequence. It encodes these proteins:
- the LOC130657406 gene encoding uncharacterized protein LOC130657406, giving the protein MKRVGGHIIRKRNSTLLLLLWVIAIGLILNIVFYYRTNLIAPLTITSYYHDSYSEKASTEITWRSILKPCEGKTAWSRRVKDKSKRTNVSLSEFSLTFNGLSGRAEIVINTYDSNGEKKQAGGDSWMIRVNGAASMYVQMRDNNDGSYHTYFELPEVGTYKVVAILEFSLCDGLRDPPPWWFTNGTQHGKYQTALLNDDDAYTQETKTLTLDHKHPTKPTGLNTQKHNCENLNKPGYWKLQNNQFKYVLYEQEKISSKQPKKYTAFWVYGDSVSAVFSKYVKYTVCSYFEFCHVTYTWLYPLGIGIPYKSYKHKEFDSKLILSKLKDLLSKKMMATKRSVFLINIGLHAISCLTFKQLTLLFTDIVKMIKTLKKTQELPQIIWKNTTPSFRNVNKETLRFLTKHRIMLWNAFVKEVACKEGIPVLNVHDIGAAYPNGTLDGIHFKNGTFESAAQSLVNHLVKGFN